A window from Heteronotia binoei isolate CCM8104 ecotype False Entrance Well chromosome 15, APGP_CSIRO_Hbin_v1, whole genome shotgun sequence encodes these proteins:
- the CCR7 gene encoding LOW QUALITY PROTEIN: C-C chemokine receptor type 7 (The sequence of the model RefSeq protein was modified relative to this genomic sequence to represent the inferred CDS: substituted 1 base at 1 genomic stop codon), translating to MVPNPFLLSPFXVCKGSESVTSAYDDIENYTSTFDYDNYEQPCMKDEVRRFRAAFLPSIYALVCVVGLTGNILVMVTNIYFKRLKTMTDTYLLNLALADILFLLTLPFWATSAAMYWVFKEFACKAIHCVGRMSFFSGMLLLLSISIDRYFAIVQAPSAHRLRSQRVLASKLTCVSIWILAFILSIPELLYRGVHEPERQLPRCTIKTNDFLTFNTTARVLQMVIGFLVPLLVMTFCYCVIIRTLLQARSFEKNRAIKVLIAVMIVFVIFQLPYNSVILAETISALNATSGECEASKRLDVANDLTYSLACFRCCLNPFLYAFIGVKFRNDLLRLLKDLGCVSQAQLWRWSTNRETKRFSVATETDTTTTFSP from the exons ATGGTCCCGA ACCCTTTCCTGTTATCTCCCTTTTAGGTTTGCAAGGGCAGTGAGTCTGTTACATCTGCCTATGATGACATTGAAAATTACACCTCCACctttgattatgacaattatgAGCAGCCCTGCATGAAAGATGAAGTCCGGCGATTCCgcgctgccttccttccttccatttatgCCCTTGTGTGCGTCGTCGGGCTGACTGGCAACATCCTGGTGATGGTGACCAACATCTACTTCAAGAGGCTGAAGACCATGACGGACACCTACCTGCTGAACCTCGCCTTGGCAGACATCCTCTTCCTACTGACTCTCCCTTTCTGGGCCACCAGCGCCGCCATGTACTGGGTCTTTAAAGAGTTTGCCTGCAAGGCCATCCACTGTGTTGGACGCATGAGCTTCTTCAGTGGCATGTTGCTCCTTCTCTCGATCAGCATAGACAGGTATTTCGCCATTGTCCAGGCCCCATCCGCCCACCGTCTTCGATCCCAAAGGGTGTTGGCCAGCAAGCTCACTTGCGTCTCCATTTGGATACTGGCTTTCATCCTCTCTATCCCTGAGCTGCTGTATCGGGGTGTGCACGAGCCTGAGCGGCAGCTGCCACGTTGCACCATCAAGACCAACGACTTCTTGACCTTCAACACCACCGCCCGAGTGTTGCAGATGGTCATTGGCTTCTTGGTGCCTCTCCTGGTGATGACCTTCTGCTATTGCGTCATCATCAGGACCTTGCTGCAGGCTCGCAGCTTTGAGAAGAACCGAGCCATTAAGGTCCTCATCGCGGTCATGATTGTCTTCGTCATCTTCCAGCTACCCTACAATAGCGTCATCCTAGCCGAGACCATCTCAGCCTTAAACGCCACCAGTGGTGAATGTGAAGCCAGCAAAAGGCTGGATGTGGCCAATGACCTGACCTATAGTCTAGCTTGCTTTCGCTGCTGCCTTAACCCATTCCTTTATGCATTCATTGGTGTTAAATTCCGCAATGACCTACTTCGTCTCCTCAAGGACCTGGGCTGTGTCAGCCAAGCACAGCTCTGGCGATGGTCCACAAACCGGGAGACTAAACGGTTTTCTGTTGCTACGGAAACAGACACTACTACCACTTTCTCTCCATGA